In Sulfitobacter sp. W027, a single window of DNA contains:
- a CDS encoding xanthine dehydrogenase family protein molybdopterin-binding subunit, with amino-acid sequence MPKDFEPTRGIGASSKRREDIRFLTGSGRYTDDINLRRQTHVFFLRSDVAHGRLTGVDTSAAEDMPGVLKIFTGADFAEIGGMPCGWQITDKHGQPMQEPKHPVLAHEKVRHVGEPIAAVVAETLAQARDAAEAIVVDIDELPAVVNMKDAVKEGAPKVHDDLTSNLCYDWGFVEENKDAVNKAFEEAHHVTTLELVNNRLVANPMEPRVAIGEYDRSAGDYTLYTTSQNPHVIRLLMGAFVLGIPEHKLRVVAPDVGGGFGTKIFHYQEEAFCTFAAKAVGRPVKWTSSRSEAFMSDAHGRDHVTKIELALDADNNFKAIRTDTYANMGAYLSTFAPSVPTWLHGTLMAGNYKTPLIYVNVKAVFTNTVPVDAYRGAGRPEATYQLERLIDKAAHELKVDPIKLRRQNFVTEFPYATPVAVEYDTGDYNATMDKLEEIADHAGFAARRRESEAKGKLRGFGVNCYIEACGIAPSNLVGQLGARAGLYESATVRVNATGGLVVMTGSHSHGQGHETSFAQVVADMIGIDENMVEIVHGDTARTPMGMGTYGSRSLAVGGSAMVRATEKIIAKAKKIASHLLEASEGDIELKDGAFSVAGTDKSVAWGDVTLAAYVPHNYPLEEIEPGLEETAFYDPSNFTYPAGAYACEVELDPETGHVTVERFTAADDFGNVVNPMIVTGQVHGGLAQGIGQALLENCAYDEDGQLLSASYMDYAMPRASDLPFYDVDHSCQTPCTHNPLGVKGCGEAGAIGSPPAVVNAVLDAMRSGGKDIGHIDMPVSPSRVWEAMNG; translated from the coding sequence ATGCCTAAGGATTTTGAACCGACGCGCGGAATTGGCGCCAGCAGCAAACGACGGGAGGACATTCGCTTTCTCACTGGGTCGGGGCGCTACACGGATGATATTAACCTGCGCCGTCAGACCCATGTGTTCTTCCTGCGCTCTGACGTGGCGCATGGGCGGCTGACGGGGGTCGATACCTCCGCCGCCGAGGATATGCCCGGTGTGCTGAAGATTTTCACCGGCGCGGATTTTGCCGAAATCGGCGGCATGCCCTGTGGCTGGCAGATCACTGATAAACACGGCCAACCCATGCAAGAGCCGAAACACCCGGTTCTGGCCCATGAAAAGGTTCGCCATGTGGGTGAGCCCATCGCTGCCGTGGTGGCCGAGACTTTGGCGCAGGCGCGCGACGCCGCTGAAGCAATCGTCGTCGATATCGATGAGCTGCCCGCCGTGGTGAACATGAAAGATGCGGTTAAAGAAGGTGCACCAAAGGTGCATGACGATCTGACAAGCAACCTTTGTTACGACTGGGGTTTTGTCGAAGAGAATAAGGACGCGGTGAACAAGGCCTTTGAGGAGGCTCATCATGTCACCACGCTTGAACTGGTCAACAACCGTCTTGTCGCCAACCCGATGGAGCCGCGCGTGGCCATCGGCGAGTACGACCGCTCGGCTGGCGATTATACGCTCTATACAACCAGCCAAAACCCGCATGTGATCCGCCTGCTGATGGGCGCCTTTGTGCTGGGCATTCCCGAGCATAAGCTGCGTGTGGTGGCCCCTGATGTGGGCGGCGGCTTTGGCACCAAGATTTTCCACTATCAGGAAGAAGCCTTTTGCACCTTTGCCGCCAAGGCCGTGGGGCGTCCGGTGAAATGGACCTCCAGCCGCTCCGAGGCTTTCATGTCTGATGCCCATGGCCGGGATCACGTGACCAAGATCGAACTGGCGCTGGATGCCGACAATAATTTCAAGGCCATTCGGACCGATACCTATGCCAATATGGGGGCCTATTTGTCGACTTTCGCGCCCTCGGTGCCGACATGGCTGCACGGCACGCTGATGGCGGGGAACTACAAAACACCGCTGATCTACGTGAATGTTAAGGCGGTCTTTACCAATACCGTGCCAGTAGACGCTTACCGCGGTGCCGGACGGCCCGAGGCGACCTATCAGTTGGAGCGTTTGATCGACAAGGCCGCGCATGAGTTGAAGGTCGACCCAATCAAACTGCGCCGCCAGAACTTCGTGACGGAGTTTCCCTACGCCACCCCGGTGGCGGTGGAGTATGACACTGGCGATTACAACGCCACGATGGACAAGCTTGAAGAGATCGCTGACCACGCGGGCTTTGCGGCGCGGCGCCGCGAGAGTGAAGCCAAAGGCAAGCTTCGCGGCTTCGGCGTGAACTGCTATATCGAGGCTTGCGGCATCGCGCCGTCGAACCTTGTCGGCCAACTCGGTGCGCGTGCGGGGCTTTATGAAAGCGCCACGGTGCGGGTCAATGCGACCGGTGGGCTGGTTGTCATGACCGGCAGCCACAGCCACGGGCAGGGGCATGAGACCTCTTTCGCGCAGGTGGTGGCCGATATGATCGGCATTGATGAGAACATGGTCGAGATCGTCCATGGTGACACGGCACGCACGCCGATGGGCATGGGTACCTATGGCTCAAGATCGCTGGCCGTGGGCGGCAGCGCGATGGTGCGCGCGACGGAAAAGATCATCGCCAAGGCCAAGAAGATCGCCAGCCATCTACTCGAAGCCTCGGAAGGGGATATCGAGTTGAAAGATGGTGCCTTTAGCGTGGCGGGGACGGATAAATCCGTGGCTTGGGGCGATGTGACGCTCGCGGCCTATGTGCCGCATAACTATCCGTTGGAGGAGATCGAACCGGGGCTGGAAGAAACCGCCTTCTACGACCCGTCGAACTTTACCTATCCGGCGGGGGCCTATGCCTGCGAGGTCGAGCTTGATCCCGAAACCGGGCATGTCACGGTGGAGCGGTTCACCGCAGCGGATGACTTTGGCAACGTCGTGAACCCGATGATCGTCACCGGTCAAGTACATGGCGGTTTGGCACAGGGTATCGGCCAGGCACTGCTGGAAAACTGCGCCTATGACGAAGACGGGCAATTGCTAAGCGCGTCTTACATGGATTACGCCATGCCCCGCGCAAGCGATTTGCCGTTCTATGACGTGGATCACTCCTGCCAGACGCCCTGTACTCACAACCCCTTGGGCGTGAAAGGCTGCGGGGAGGCGGGGGCGATTGGCTCGCCGCCTGCCGTGGTCAACGCAGTGCTCGACGCCATGCGCTCGGGCGGGAAGGACATTGGCCATATCGACATGCCGGTCAGCCCCTCGCGGGTTTGGGAGGCGATGAATGGCTGA
- a CDS encoding (2Fe-2S)-binding protein codes for MTQVKMTVNGKPASGEVEGRTLLVHFLRDDLELTGTHVGCDTSQCGACVVHVNGNAVKACTMFAIEADGAQIDTIEGQAAPDGTLNTIQQAFQDHHGLQCGFCTPGMVMSAAALLKDNPKPSEAEVRHYLDGNICRCTGYHNIVKAIMAASGQDVSALAAE; via the coding sequence ATGACACAGGTCAAGATGACCGTGAACGGCAAACCCGCGTCAGGGGAGGTCGAAGGCCGCACGCTGCTGGTGCATTTCCTACGCGATGATCTGGAACTCACCGGCACCCATGTGGGCTGCGACACCAGCCAATGCGGGGCCTGTGTGGTTCATGTGAATGGCAATGCGGTCAAGGCCTGCACCATGTTCGCGATTGAGGCTGACGGGGCCCAGATCGACACCATCGAAGGGCAGGCGGCCCCGGACGGCACGCTCAACACCATCCAGCAGGCGTTTCAGGATCACCACGGGCTGCAATGCGGATTTTGCACGCCGGGCATGGTGATGTCGGCAGCGGCCCTGCTCAAGGACAACCCCAAGCCGAGCGAGGCCGAGGTGCGCCATTACCTTGACGGCAACATCTGCCGCTGCACCGGTTATCATAACATCGTCAAAGCGATCATGGCCGCCAGTGGTCAGGACGTCAGCGCGCTGGCGGCAGAGTAA